Proteins from a genomic interval of Candidatus Rubidus massiliensis:
- the fda gene encoding Fructose-bisphosphate aldolase: MPLIPMRPLLDYAKNKGFGVAALNVNNMEQIQAIMEAARKTKSPVIIQASRGARKYTNDNFLRHLMLAAVELYPEIPIVMHQDHGNSPETCISAIMQGFTSVMMDGSLLEDGSTPSDYEYNVQVTRYVVEIAHSLGVSVEGELGVLGSLEKMSGDLEDGHGARGKLTLEQLLTDPDQAIDFVKRTGIDALAVAVGTSHGAYKFSKKPTKEVLSIERIQEIHAKIPDCHLVMHGSSSVPHDLLDIINKYGGHIPETYGVPIEEIQRGIKAGVRKINVDTDNRLAMTGAIRKVLTEKPGEFDLRAYMKEARNAMQKVCEERMIAFGQAGHAFDVPIVTKEEMAKAYMEGKYGDNAIPGKP, encoded by the coding sequence ATGCCTCTTATCCCCATGCGACCTCTGCTCGACTATGCAAAAAATAAAGGATTTGGCGTTGCGGCTTTAAACGTTAATAACATGGAACAAATCCAAGCCATAATGGAAGCTGCTCGAAAAACAAAAAGTCCTGTTATTATTCAAGCAAGCCGCGGGGCAAGAAAATATACTAATGACAATTTTTTAAGGCATTTAATGCTCGCAGCCGTTGAACTTTACCCAGAAATCCCAATAGTTATGCACCAAGATCACGGAAATAGCCCTGAAACTTGTATAAGCGCTATTATGCAAGGGTTTACGAGTGTAATGATGGACGGTTCATTATTAGAGGATGGTTCAACTCCTTCTGATTATGAATATAACGTGCAGGTAACTCGGTACGTTGTAGAAATAGCTCACTCTTTAGGTGTTTCTGTAGAAGGAGAATTAGGAGTTTTAGGTTCACTTGAAAAAATGTCTGGTGATTTAGAAGATGGCCATGGTGCAAGAGGAAAATTAACTTTAGAACAACTTTTAACCGATCCAGATCAAGCCATTGACTTTGTAAAGAGAACTGGAATTGATGCATTAGCTGTAGCTGTTGGAACAAGTCATGGCGCATACAAATTTTCTAAGAAACCTACCAAAGAAGTCTTATCTATTGAACGCATTCAAGAAATTCATGCAAAAATACCTGATTGCCATTTAGTTATGCATGGCAGTAGTTCTGTACCTCACGATTTATTAGATATTATCAATAAATATGGAGGCCATATTCCTGAAACCTACGGAGTGCCTATTGAAGAAATCCAAAGAGGTATAAAAGCAGGTGTTAGAAAAATTAATGTAGATACAGATAATCGTTTAGCAATGACTGGAGCTATTCGCAAAGTTTTAACGGAAAAACCTGGGGAATTCGATTTAAGAGCTTATATGAAAGAAGCTAGAAATGCTATGCAAAAAGTTTGTGAAGAAAGAATGATAGCTTTTGGGCAAGCTGGACATGCTTTTGATGTACCCATTGTAACAAAAGAAGAAATGGCAAAAGCTTATATGGAGGGAAAATATGGAGATAATGCTATACCTGGAAAGCCATAA
- a CDS encoding Thioredoxin-related protein: MYTNRLINEKSPYLLQHAHNPVDWYPWGEEAITAAQVQNKPIFLSIGYATCHWCHVMEEESFENEEVADLLNDAFINIKIDREEQPEVDSIYMEFAQSMMSGAAGWPLNVILTPDLEPFFAATYLPPYTKHGLMGLIEVIQKIKELWQSEEREKVVDQASKIVEIFADSVSPIGEEVLDKEVVDDTADQLFKMADSVYGGIKGIPKFPVGYQSNFMLRYASSSKDSRALFLVDKTLTMMQRGGIYDHLGGGFSRYSVDEQWLVPHFEKMLYDNALLSYAYLEAWQFTKNSLYKKITTEILDYILRDMRSPEGGFYSAEDADSEGKEGYFYTWTYEEVQNILGEQAKLFCDYYQVMPEGNFGKRNIIHTPMTIEEFAQKKGMDASFLEKSLEGQKKLLWKVREGRVHPFKDDKILTSWNGLMITSLAEAGAAFNNQNYIEAAKQAAVFIKKNLWKNGILYRRYREMEVSFTGGLEEYAFLIRGLLSLFQVDQGTEWLKWALELTHILQERYKESEGAFYQTDGQDKNLILRRCHFSDGAEPSGNAIHTENLIKLYHMTGNIDYLEQAEDVMKAAKEPIENYLPGYCYHIMNIQYYYDRHAPTIVIALNEAEDNKDLIRRLIYEHFIPHKSIIWKRTNDKELIRLIPSCEKQGLENNQTTVYFCEEGVCKRPITSMEECAKFIENWKTM; this comes from the coding sequence ATGTACACTAATCGTTTAATCAATGAAAAATCTCCATACCTCCTTCAACACGCTCACAATCCAGTTGATTGGTACCCATGGGGCGAAGAAGCAATTACTGCCGCACAAGTACAAAACAAACCTATTTTTTTATCAATTGGTTATGCCACTTGCCATTGGTGTCATGTCATGGAAGAAGAATCTTTTGAAAATGAAGAAGTTGCTGATTTATTAAATGATGCTTTTATTAACATAAAAATTGATAGAGAAGAGCAGCCAGAAGTAGATAGCATTTATATGGAATTTGCTCAGAGCATGATGTCTGGTGCCGCAGGGTGGCCATTAAATGTTATTTTAACGCCTGATTTAGAGCCATTTTTTGCCGCAACTTACTTACCTCCTTATACCAAACATGGACTCATGGGCTTAATAGAGGTTATCCAAAAAATTAAGGAATTATGGCAAAGTGAAGAGCGAGAAAAAGTTGTTGATCAAGCTAGCAAAATAGTAGAAATATTTGCAGATAGCGTGTCGCCAATTGGAGAAGAAGTTCTTGATAAAGAGGTGGTTGATGATACAGCTGATCAATTGTTTAAAATGGCAGACTCAGTTTATGGTGGCATTAAAGGAATTCCTAAATTTCCAGTTGGCTACCAGTCTAACTTTATGCTTCGATATGCTAGTAGCTCAAAAGATAGTAGAGCTTTATTTTTAGTAGATAAAACTTTAACTATGATGCAAAGAGGGGGAATCTACGATCACTTAGGTGGTGGATTTTCAAGATATAGTGTAGATGAGCAGTGGTTAGTGCCTCATTTTGAAAAAATGCTTTATGATAACGCACTTTTGTCCTATGCCTACCTAGAAGCCTGGCAATTTACGAAAAATTCTCTTTATAAAAAAATAACAACAGAAATCCTCGATTATATTTTAAGAGACATGAGAAGTCCAGAAGGTGGATTTTATTCTGCCGAAGATGCTGACTCGGAAGGAAAAGAGGGATATTTTTATACTTGGACATACGAAGAAGTACAAAATATTTTGGGAGAGCAAGCAAAGCTTTTTTGTGACTATTATCAGGTGATGCCTGAAGGAAATTTCGGCAAAAGAAATATTATTCATACTCCTATGACGATCGAAGAATTTGCTCAAAAAAAAGGGATGGACGCATCTTTTTTAGAAAAATCTCTTGAAGGGCAAAAAAAATTGCTTTGGAAAGTAAGAGAGGGGCGAGTTCATCCTTTTAAAGATGATAAAATATTGACCTCTTGGAATGGTCTTATGATTACATCTTTGGCAGAGGCGGGAGCGGCTTTCAATAATCAGAATTATATAGAAGCTGCAAAACAAGCTGCTGTTTTTATAAAAAAAAATCTCTGGAAAAATGGTATACTATATAGAAGATACCGTGAAATGGAAGTCTCTTTTACAGGAGGGCTAGAGGAATACGCATTTTTAATAAGAGGGTTACTCAGTTTATTTCAAGTCGATCAGGGAACAGAATGGTTAAAATGGGCTTTAGAATTAACACATATCCTTCAAGAAAGATATAAAGAAAGTGAGGGGGCCTTTTATCAGACTGACGGGCAAGATAAAAATTTGATTTTAAGGAGATGTCACTTTTCTGATGGAGCCGAGCCTTCTGGAAATGCGATACATACCGAAAATTTAATAAAGCTTTACCACATGACTGGTAATATTGATTATTTGGAACAAGCAGAAGATGTAATGAAGGCTGCAAAAGAACCTATAGAAAATTATTTACCCGGTTACTGCTATCATATCATGAATATTCAGTATTATTATGATAGACATGCGCCCACTATAGTTATTGCACTAAATGAAGCTGAAGATAATAAAGATTTGATAAGACGTCTCATTTATGAACACTTTATACCTCATAAATCGATCATTTGGAAAAGGACTAATGATAAAGAATTAATCCGTTTAATCCCTTCTTGTGAAAAACAGGGGCTAGAAAATAATCAAACGACGGTATATTTTTGTGAAGAAGGTGTTTGTAAACGACCCATTACCTCT